Genomic DNA from Lactuca sativa cultivar Salinas chromosome 8, Lsat_Salinas_v11, whole genome shotgun sequence:
AGGGGCTCGTCGAGTacatggcctgactcgacgagtcggtgagggttCGTCCCGATGGGTTGATTGtgcgataactcggcgagttgggggtcaactcgatgATTTAAGCTGGACTTTTTGAGACTTCTGAGGAtacgaggggactcgacgagttgcaggagtgcactcgacgagtcgggtgaaacatggactgttgactcgagtttcaCTTCTATTGACCTTGGGGATCTGTCAACATGAGTaatagagaccatggaggggtaaaatggccttTTATCCACTTCAAAGAGTTAAAGAGAGAAATAATAGCCTTCGGTTATTTGAGTCATgaaaagagtattaattagagatatccATCctttgtgttaggcggaggctagttcgagatccgAGCGCGAGGTTAATTGCTCACCtgcttgcgaggtgagtcttctcactatactttacctagagtgataTTTATGTGTGAACGGAAGGTCTTAGGTGCTTACTTGAGTTATGtattgtctgtgtgatatatgttatattatgagcggaccgaagggtccaacgagccatgggactggagggtcccaaccagaccggaccggagggtccaacgagtcgtgggtccagagggtcccactaagacacatagaccggagggtcttatagtgttatagcctcgagtggctaatgtgatgtacgtggtattttggggaactcactaagcttcctgcttaccgtgttgtgtgttatgtgtttcgggttcctatcaggatcgcgggaagacgccgacttgattgtacacacatccgAGTTGGAGATATGTCTTTAGAGGATCTTGGATTTGTAATAAACAATTTTTAAAATGTGTTGAATTTGTTTTTACTTGTGAGTTTTAAGAAAACATGACATGTGGTTTactgtgttttaaaaatgaaatttttggtcgaaaatttatgtcgttacaagttggtatcagagccttggtttgagggattcggatgcacctctgggtgtgtttgaactcaaactgaggatttgagaagattttcaaaagagataattttttctaaaaatgagaaagagtttaagagaaaacgagttggagtagtgtgtacaatcagccagagcccgaacgatgatttcccaaaatacccttacttttatgttatgagatatttatgagatattatacatgctagagataggctaggtattacATATTTTTGGACTAgagtttcctgatttgtgattccTTAGCCTTTGAGTTGCTGCTAtctgtgatgtgcttttgagtatgtgttgAGTAGAGTAGTTAGATACCTTGAAAGGTAGGATTACCTGAGTCAGCAATGTCTTTTGAGTTGGGAATAGAGCAAGAGGAAGTATATGCCAGATTGGCTTTATGTGTTAGTGGGGGTCATTCGATGCCcggatgttgcttgctttgtgctttgtggaactcttgatgataggagacatatacatgtgattaaatacacaagaacaactattgaatcgagaacacgaaaacaaatattgtccacataaatcatatgcgattagatacatataatagcatgtgattatttgtatctaatcacatatgatttatgtggttaagattcatttttgcattctcgcttcaataattgtttttttccactttaattatatgtgattaaatacatttaatcagatgtgattatatgtttctcatcacatgtgattttatttgaaaaaatatgaatattgtctatataaataatatgtgattagatacatacaatcacatgtgatcatATACACGATAACAAATATTGAACCAAGAACATGAAAAAAATCTTTATCCaagttaatcatatgtgattaaatacatctaatcacatgtgattatatgaatctaatcacatataTGTGGACACAATTCATTTTCACTTTGTCGATTtaatagttgttctcatgtattttatcacatgtgattatatgtataaacacatgtgattaagtatatgagcacaactattgaatcaagaaggaaaaaatgaatcttgtccacctcaaatcatatatgatttatatggataaGATTCATTGTCACATTATAGATTCAACAATTGTTCTTTGTAAactgtaatcatatgtgattaaatacatataatcacatgtaattatatgtatctaatcacatatgatttatatggacaaaaaataatggtgtctatataaatcatatgtgcttagatacatataatcacatatgattatatacacgagaacaactattgaatcgagaacacaaagataaatattgtccacatatatcatatgtgattaaatacatataatcacatgtgattatatgtatctaatcacatagaaCTTATGTGGAAAATATTCATTTTCGCGTTATCGATTCAGTTGctgttcttgtgtatttaatcGCATGAgcttatatgtatctaatcatatatgatttatatggacaatattcgtTATTGCATTCTCGTTTAATAGTGtacatttagtcacatatgatttctgtacacaagattcattttcgcattttcatttcaatatttttttttctatattaatcatatgtgattaaatacatacaatcacatatgattaaatagataataaaaaatattgaataaaaaatgcggaaaaaaaatattatcaatataaatcatatgtgatttgataaggaatattgtccacataaatcatatatgattaggtatatataatcacatgtgattatatgtatttatcacatatgatttatgtggacaatattcatttttgcgtttttaattcaatagttggtctcgtgtatttaatcacatacgatttatgtgaaaaatatttgttttcatgttcttgattcaataaatcatatgtgatgaaatatatataatcatatataattatatacacgagaaaaactattgaatcaagaacattaaaaaaatttgtgtccacattaatcatatgtgattaaatacttataatcacatgtgattaaatacttataatcacatgtgattaaatatgtGAAAAATTATTGAAACGAAAACTCAGAAATGAATATtgttcatataaatcatatgtgactgaATACAtatagtcacatgtgattatatgtatctaatcacatatgattaaagttgacaaaaaataattattgaatcaagaacgCGATAATgacacatgtgattaaatatatctaatcacatttgattaaatatatctaatcacatgtgattatatgtatttagtcacatgatttatatggacaaaaaaataatattttctatataaattatatgtgattaaatacacataatcatatgtgattatatacacataATCACGAGTGGTGGTGGTGTGTAGTGATTATAATGGGTGGAGTAGGTGgcaagtggtggtggtggtgaagggtGGTAGGGATGACATATGGGGTGGTGATTATAATGGGTGGCAGGTGGTGGTATCAGGcaatggtgatgggtggtggagacgGGTGATGGtaattggtggtggtggtggtggtggttttggcTGCTGATGGgtggggtggtggtggcgggtgattgtgatgggtggtggttggtggttgtCAGTGGTTTTTTTGGGTGGTCGGtggaggtgatggtggtggtcggtggcgataggtggtggaggtgggtggtggtgatgggtggtggaggcgTGTAGTAATAATCGGTGGTGGTAGCGTATGGTGGTGAGTGGTGGTTGGTAGTAGTGACGGGTGTTGTTCACAATGATGGGTAGTAggtgggtggtggttgtggtgggtaGTGGGTGGTGGTTTTGTTGGGTGGTAAATGGGGGagtgggtggtgggtggtagtTGGTGGTCATAATAGTGGGTAGTGGTTAAGTGGTAGTGATGAGTGGTTGTGATGATATTGGGTagtggttttggtgggtggtaGGTGGGGGTGAtggtggtggcaggtggtggtgatgggtggtgggtggtggtggtaatAGGTGGTGGTCATACTAGTGGGTGagtggtagtgatgggtggtagaGGTGGATAatggtggtggttgggtggtggttgtggtgggtggTAGTGGCgggtggtagtgatgggtggtggtggtgttggtggaTGATGGTCGTGGTTGGTGGTTATGGATGTTGGTGATGATGTTGGGTGGTGGGTGTGGGTAgcagtgatgggtggtggaggtgggtggcggtgacgggtggtggtggtggatagtATTGTTTGGGTGGTGAGTTGTGTTGGTTAGtgagtttttaaattttttttacttattacatggtttatattaatattatatgataattttaattttaaaaaaattgtgtggtcaaaatttgttctcaaatgttctcaCAATAAGAAATGTTCTCGATTAAacgctcctatatatatatatatgtagggggtgtgggtgtgtgtgtgtgtgtgtgtgagagagagagagagagagagagaaagaaagaaagagagagagaagtattatatatattttgaaaGTTTTCTTTCAAGATAATAACTACTATAGACTATTGGCTAATGACATGTTACCATTTATTTGCAAAACCAATTTTTTTCGTAAAATAAACCATTAATTTTGTATAATACCAAAAATATCCTTATAAAATAGTATTTATTagtattgttgttattgttattattattaatattagaaaaaacatcataaatggtctttGTGGTTTTTCCAGATCTAAAGTTTAGTCCACATGATctttattgctaactccgttaagttttgtcCATTAAAagaagggtattttcgtcatttcattaccacagggaccatttatgatgtttttttatttataaaaaatgaaataatatacaaaaggggtctctctctctctctctctctctctctctctctccactaaCCATTTCATCTTCTCCGGTGAACTTACCCACCTCTACACCCAAATCTAGATttacaaaagtaaaaaaaaattgatctAGCGTAAGTCAACAAAATctagattttcaaaaaattaaaaaactgcATATATGTTCCATCTTCAAAATCGTGTTTATCCATATCCAATATCCAAACAAACCTTCATCCCCACCCCTCGTCTCCCTCTTCGGTCACCTATCTCATCTTCTACGATTTCCAACAAGGAACACACCCAATTTTTCAGGTTCTAGTGGTGCTACAATCAAATCTAGTTTTTTTTATGGTGCTTGGCTTCAAACCAACTGTGGTTTATACAAAGTTTCCATTGCTTTTTGTAAGTAAATACACCATTATCTTTTATAAGTATCTTCCATAAATCAATATCTGATGGCATTTTCACCTGAAGCAAGTCGCATTTCTATGTTCACCGGCAAAGATCTGGATATGCTCGACCCAACTCCGTTCAAACCAGCAATCCGGATATGCACTGACAAAGCAAGAACCCTAGGGATTAACGGTTGATCATGTTGCAAGTGGAGTCTCAGTCATGGATCTTCGCGCCAGGAGGATGCTTTCTCCGAACACGATTACAGATGAGGTTTTGAGTGCTGGAAAAGTCGATTTGAAAGCAGATATGGACTTTCAGAAGACCTATGATAGAAACACTAATCATGGAGTGTCTTCTCCTGAAGGCGATGGTGATCATGGTGATTTGGGGGTTTCACCACAACTAACGCCACATGTTGAATGTCTTACACCCATAATTTATTGTTCTTCACGTACAATTTTGTGACATCCATCAACACAGGTTTGATCGATTCAAAATGGTGTTTGGGTTTTTTTTTCTGGGGATTTGCAATGGGTTTAAGAATCCTAATTTCTTCTTCATGTCAAAAATGATGGATATGCAGAGGGTTCAACTTTAAGAGAGTGTGTATGTTTGATTTTCTTCAAGGAGGAGGGTTGaagggtagagagagagagagagagagaggtgggacccCCTTTgcatattatttcattttttaaaaaataagagaaaacatcataaatggtctctatggtagtgaaatgacgaaaatgtctTTCGGTTAACGGACAAAACTTGATGGAGCTAGCAATAAAGACCaatcatcaaaagttttgaaaacataaagatcatctatgatgtttttaaaccaTGTGAAAATCTTGAAAAACCACaaagaccatttatgatgtttttcttaatattaatattattggCTAATGACATGTCACCAAATATTCTATAGagatttaaattttatttaagtTGTACGATCTTCTTTAGCAAAATATCATATGTTGGTTATATTTTTTAGTGTTTAAAATTGTTTAGTTTTTCATTTGCTTTTGAGGTTTCTTTGTTTTTGGTTCTTTGcaatttcaaaataaatttcaGGTTTTTAAAATTATTTGAGTTTTTGGTTGTTTTTTTACCCATTTTCATTTTTACACACCAATAagtccctattctaataaatgaatagttttcATCTCATTGTGACAAGTGTCACTTTAATACAAGtcctcattaatattatgtcatgtgtcaTGTAAATATATTAGGCAACCatttcaaaattcatatttatattttctaattatatgttaaatttgaagttataataaccgtaaaaatttgatatatctcttaattaatagtttatttaaaatcatttatttaaaacaattgactaataattatatatttttattatgaaaatttaatttaattaattttataaccgtgatttccacgggttataaactagtaagtACATATACACCAATAAGGAAGTACATATACATATTAGTTTTAAAGTAAGTTAGTTTTGGTTCGATGCACAAACAAATTTTCCAGTTTGTTCAAAAACCAGAAACAAAAACAACCCCAAAACTAACTTCATTTTTAACACTAAAAAATATTCAAGATATATTtccatttttctgattttttttttaaaaattttcaaaagcaATCCCTCTATGTATTAGTTTTATAAaactttatttatattatttaattacaaTAATTTTATAGTGTTCATTATAAgaaaaagtaatatatatatatattttagttaAGTGTTATATTAGATTAATCGATTGTTGACATGGACAATTCGTCTCTTTTATTTACCCTTGTGTCGTGTGTTGATGACAATTCGTATATTTTATTCTCCTCAAATTTTATAcgtattatttatattaattttttttgttgttgagAACTGCCAGGAAGAAAAGTCAAAAGATGGTTGAATGTTGATGAGTAAAGCAGGACTGCACAGGAGTGGGTTCCTACGTTAGGGTTTTGAAGTCTCACAGATTCTCAGCGAAATCAACTCACAGTTCCAGGCTTTGACGAAGAAATGAGAAGGACATGTTGCCATACATGTCTTGCGTTCATTCTCAAATTCCTCAATCTATTCCAATTATTTGTTGGAATTTCGATTATTCTATACTCTGCTTATATGCTAAATCAGTGGAACAATCACTTGCCAATCCCTCCCCTTCCACCTTCAGCTCCTTCGCCGGATTCTTCTGATACTGTTTCAACGATTTTCAACACTGCTAGGGTTTCAGAGCAAGTGATTCATCATAATTCTGTCTCTGGCGTAATCAGTGGTACTAGCGGACGGATAAAAGTCGATGATAGCTCCAGTCCTTCGCCGTGGTAATTTCTAATCTTCAACAAGTACTTTCCTGAAATTTAGATATTATAGATTTAGGAATTCTCATTCTTCATGTATTTATTACAAATGCTTATATTAAATTTGATTTGTTTGTATAAATTTGATCGTTTATCGGTGATGAATTGTGAATTACATTCGTTTCAAATTCACTAGTTTGGCTTCTGATCAAATCAAACATAATGAAAATAGAGGGATTTCTGTTTTATTTAGGCGTGGGTCTGACTAGAACATCAATTCATATGTTAAATTGTTGATCATCTGGCGCCATTTCCATGGCAGGTTCATATATGCATTTATGGGACTGGGTGTTACGCTATGCTGCATCTCTTGCACAGGTCATATTGCAGCTGAAGCTATTAATGGATGTTGCCTATGTTTCGTATCCTTTTCATGTCTTTTTTACTCTCAAATTTATATATGTTTTCTTTTCCCATAATCTTCATCTCAATGACACACATCAAACAAGGATTACAGAGAAACATGACCATAAAAGCTTATGTTTTTCAATCCGATTCATCTTTGGAAACTTGGAACAAGATTTTATTTAACAAGTAGAAAATGATTACAATTTATGTAATCAGTATGCCTAATGTTGATCATTGTTTCCTTAAATAAATAATTGCAGTATTCTCTTCTGAAAACTATATTCATCCTATTGGAGGTGGCTTTCATTCTGTTCATTGCACTTGACCATCATTGGGAAAGGGTATAATACTCTGATGAATCAATCACTTACAAATTTATACATATGTCGCTACAAAATTACTAAACTAACCACAAAATTTGTTAGGATCTGCCCTCGGATGAAACAGGAGAAATTGATAGAATTCGAGAATTTATTGAAGCA
This window encodes:
- the LOC111907686 gene encoding tetraspanin-18; the encoded protein is MRRTCCHTCLAFILKFLNLFQLFVGISIILYSAYMLNQWNNHLPIPPLPPSAPSPDSSDTVSTIFNTARVSEQVIHHNSVSGVISGTSGRIKVDDSSSPSPWFIYAFMGLGVTLCCISCTGHIAAEAINGCCLCFYSLLKTIFILLEVAFILFIALDHHWERDLPSDETGEIDRIREFIEANIDFCKWVGITVVVIQAVCLLLAVVLRSMVNSQMKYDEDDIERDSDVRGNAWEPLLNPKSTQTSVSGSGEGKAFHSDIWSSRMREKYGLSTSNGK